The window AAATATAATTTTTATTACCGCAGCAATGGGAATAGCAAAGAACATGGCTACAAATCCAAATATTTTGTTCGCTAGTATGATAACAATAATAATTGTTAGAGGGTGAAGACCGACTTTTGAACCAATAACTCGTGGGGATATGATAAAACTGTCTACTTGCTGAAGAAGGACTAAAAAAATTATAACCATTATAGCCTTTATGTAGGAGTCAGAAAGAGCAATTATTACTGCTGGAATACTGCTAAATATTGGTCCAAAATAGGGAATCAAATTGCCGATACCAGTTATTACACCCAAAAGAGCTGCGTATCTTACAGAAAGTAGTGAAAATCCCAAAAAGCTCAACAGCCCAACTATAACAGCATCAAGAAGCTGACCTCGAATATACTGATGAAGAACCCTATTTATATCCGCAAATATATAAAGTCCTTCTTTTCTATATTTCTCGGGTAATAACCATTTTATCCACATGACTAACCTTTTCCAATCCCTCAGGATATAAAAAGATATAATAGGAATAAGAAGATAATACAAAATGTTAGAGGAAATACTCTTTACAATGTTTAAAAATATTGATAATGTTTGTTTGGAAATTCCTTCGATATTGATAGAATTTGCATTTAGTATTTCCTTAATGTCAATATTTAGTTTATCCAGAAGCTTTGAATCAATCTCAAAAAACCACTTTTGAATAAGTGCTATATATTCAGGAACGTTTTGAATAAGCTGCTTAGTTTCGCTAACAAATAAAGGAATAAAATATACAAAGACCATAATGGTGATACCAAAGATTATTACAAACGAAATAAGGATTGAAATATCTCTTGACCAAATCTTTGTTTCTAAAAAATCTACGCAAGGTTTTAATAGATAAGACAAAAATAGTGCAATCAAAAATGGAATCATAATCGGCCAAAATGCCTTCATATTCGCAAAAAAATAAATAACAATTGCAATTAGAGCTATGAACAATATATCTGTAAAATATCTTTTTACCAATTTTATTATGTGCACTTTTTAACACCTCAAATAGAATTATTCTTATCCCTTAAAATATTAAAAAAGTAGGGAAGAAAACCTTCCCTATCGCAAAAGCTTATTTACCATAGTCATCAGCTTTTTAGCAATCATTCTTTTTAAAAGTTTATTTTTCATGCTCCTTGGAGATGCCTGGGACAGCATGGCAGATATAATCCCGCCTACTATGCTTCCTATCAATACATGTTTTGCAGAAATTCTTTTCAAGATTTCACACCTCAGCTTAATATTTTATTTTCTCTTAATATTATTTCCTCAGGGCTCAATATTATTTTTTTATTTTTTATATAACTCCAAATACTCTCTGCAACCTGATATTCTAAAATTTTAAAGTTCTCTGGATCAAATATAATGTCAATTACAATCCCTATCAAAAACCCATTTTCGTCTATTACTTCTTTCAAAAAAATTTCTTGTGCTCTTAAAAATGGAAAGCTGTCAATGGAAGTATGGATGCTGCGGACAATCAAAAGTTGATTGTTTATAGACTCAATGTCCTCTGTCGGAACATATGCGCACGATGGTATTTTAAATGAGTTTTTGACTCGTACCTTAAACCCAATCACCTTATCATCTCTGAGTAACATATCTTCTACTTTTCCAGTTATCTTATTATCTAAATTAAGGACGGGTTTGTTTTTCAAGATAGAAAATGAAATCTTCATAGGCTCTTAAAACATTAAATTTATTGTTCTAACTTTATATTCTTCACAAAATCAGCAAGTGTTATTACAAAGTCTTCGCTATGTTCAGTATCAATGTTTTCTTCTTCGTGCAAATCTTTTAAAGACAACGCAACTCTTCGCTTTTCTTCATCAATCTCTATAACCTTTGCTTTCAAGCTATCTCCAACTTTATATACGTTATGTGGTCTTTGGTTGTATCCAAGTGGAATATTTGAAATGTGAGTAAAACCATCCACATCATGTTCTGTGATCCACACAACAAGTCCAAAAGGTAACACCTTTGTCACTTCACAATCAACAAGCATTCCTAAATATAAGTTCTTAATCCTTTTTGTCCACTCATCGTCTTGAGTCTTTTTTATGCTAAGATAAATCTGTCTTTTATTCTTATCTATATCAAGAATCTTCACTTTGACTTTTTCGCCAATTTCAAATAATTTTTTAAGGTCTGCACCTTTTTTCAAATATCCAACTTCACTTGCAGGTACAAAACCCCGTAGATTCTCAAAATTTACTACAACGCCTTTTTGTTTTACCTCAAGAACAAAGCCCTCATACTCTTTGGAAAAATCTAAAGACTCAATCTGTTTAATAAATCTCTCTTCTTCTTTTTGTTTTAACAAAGATTTCCGACTACCAAAGGCTATCTTTTTTTCCTTGTTGACATCTGTAATTTCTATTTCAAATATCTTTCCTATATCAGAAGTTTGAATATCTTCACCCCACTGAGAAATTGGCACATACACATTTGTTCCTCTAAAGTCACAAACAATGCTTTTTTCTTTGATTGACTTTACAACCACTCTTAAAGGTTCTTTATTTTCATACCTCGAAAGCAGCTCTTCAAACCCGTGAAGTACATCTGCTCGATACTTTGATAAAACCACATTTCCTTCTACATCTGACTCTTTTATCACAACCGCTTCAATTGTTTCACCTATCTTAAATAGGTCCTTCAAATTTACATTCCCATTTTTAATTACCTCGTCTTTGTAAATTATACCCTCTGCCTTGTAACCAATATCAACAAGTAGATAATCTTCCTCAATTTTTATTATCCTGCCTTTTACAACTTCATCTTTTTGCACTGTTAAAAAACTTCTATCAATAAGTCTCTCGAAATCTTTCAAATTCATCTCATTAAATATTTCTTCCAGATGTTTTACCACCTTTTCAATCTGCTCTGGCGAAGTGGAAGCTCCTGCTGTTACCCCAATACTCTTTGCACTACTATCTAATTTAATTGAATCTAAATCTTTAACTTTTTCAATAAAAAATGTGGGTTTTATCTCCTTCAGAAGCTGATACAATTTGTTGGTATTGGAACTTTTCTTATCACCGACCACCAACATTATGTCTACATGCTGTGCAAGTTCAGCTGCTTCCTTTTGCCTGTTTATTGTTGCTTTGCATATGGTATCAAATACTTTATAATTGGTATGAGACTCTAAAAATTCTTTTATACTGGTCCACTTCTTGCTATCAAACGTAGTCTGACAGACAACTGCAGTTTTGCCTTCAATTTGATTAATCGCTTCTTTTACTTTTTCAATACCATCTACAACAAAACATTTTCTATTATTGCTAACATGGCCAACAATTCCCTTTACTTCAGGATGGTTCATATCTCCAACAACAATTATATCATACCCGTTCTCTGAATGTTCCCTTACAATCTCATGAATCTTTTTAACATATGGGCATGTAAAATCATAAACCTTATCTGTCCTTTTTTTAATCTCGTTATACTCCTTCATTGAAACACCATGAGTACGTATAAAAATTATATCTTCCTTCCCAATTTGTTCAATATCCTCTATAACATCTACACCTAACTCTCTTAATTTATCTATAACATAACTATTATGTATTAACATTCCATACACCTTTATAGATTTTCCCTTATTTGCTTTTGCCCATGCCAAAACGCCTTCTACTGCCCTTTGAACACCAAAACAAAATCCAGCGCTTTGCGCAACCTTAATAATCATTATTTTCATTCCACCTCTTAACTTTATTTTAGAATTAGTTCTTTAATTTCATTCATAATTTTATCAACAATCTCTTGGTTATCAATTGTGTTATTTCTAAATTCTATAGGTTTCCCAATTCTTACTCTTATCTTACCAAAGGGGATAATTCTACCAGAAATACCAACTGGCAAAACTTTTGCACCTGTTGCCTTAACTATAGTTGCAACGCCTTTTTCACCTTTTAAGATAACTTCTTTTGTCCTGTTTCTTTTTCCTTCTGGAAAAATACCCAAAATATTGCCCGATTTTATAACATCTATAGCTCTTTTTATTGCTCCAATATCGCTTTTGCCACGTTTAACAGGGAAAGCCCCAAAAGCTTTAATGATTGGAGCAAGCCACCATATTCTAAAAAGTTCGCTTTTAGCCATGAAATATACTTTTCTATCAAATATAAGTATAATCAAGACTGGATCAAGATAACTTCTATGGTTTGCACAGATAATAAAAGGGTCTTCTGGTATATTTTCTTTACCTTCAACTCTTATAAAAAAAATACACTTCAAGAGGATGAAAGCAACTTTCCTAATAAAATTAAGAAAAAAATTATACTTCATCTTTGACCACCTTATGAAAAAGCTCTAAAACCTTTTGTAAAACCTCTTCAATTGAAAGAGAAGTAGAATCTATAACAATGGCATCATCAGCTACTCTCAAAGGCGCAAACTCTCTTGTCATATCATTTTGATCCCTTTTTTTTATCTCATCTAAAAGTTGATAATAGTCTACTTCATATCCTTTTTGCTTAAGTTCTAAAAATCTTCTTTTTGCTCTTTCCTCTGCCGTGGCTGTCAAAAAGATTTTTAGTTCAGCATTAGGCAAAACATGCGTTCCTATATCTCTTCCGTCCATTATAACCCCTTTTTGTTTTGCTAACTCTTGCTGCATCTTTACAAGTCTTTCTCGTACTTCCCTGATCTTTGAGACGTCAGATGCATACATCGAAACCTCAGGCTGACGAATTTTTTCTGTGACATCTTCACCATCTAAAAAGACAAGTTGCCTGCCATCTACAAGTTTTATTAATATATCAGTTGAGTTTAATATCTCCACAATCTTTCTACTATCATGTGGAGAAACATTGTTTTTAAGTGCTTTTAGTCCGACAGCTCTGTACATTGCACCTGTGTCAATGTGAATATATCCAAGTTGGCTTGCTAAAAGTTTTGAAATTGTACTTTTTCCAGCACCTGCAGGACCATCTATTGCAATGTTAATCTTTTTCATAAATCTTCACCTTTCCCAAAAGCTAAATCTTCTCTAAGTTTTGCTGCCTCTTTCAAATAAACGTGTTTAGGAGTAAAGCCATTATCTCTTTGTATAAGCATAAGAAGCCTAATACACCTATTTAACGCTCCTTCAATATCGAGCTCTTGAGCACAAATAAGAGGAATGTCCACAAATCCCATGAGTCTTGCTGCATATGCTGGAAAAGCTGATTTTAGGTCTTTGGTCATTGTAAACAAAATAAAAACAATCTCCTCTTTTTTAAGATTGTTTCTAAAAATTATCTCATTCAAAAGCTCCTGAGTACAACTGATAATTTCGTCTTTGGAATCTCTCTCAACAGTAGTAGCACCTCTTATTGCAAAAACCAAAGTTATTCCCCCTAAAGTAATCTTTTATCTTTTGAATAAAGACTCTTATATAACCCTGTGACCAAGTCCTATTGCCACCTCATTTAAATGTAAAAGACCTATCCCAAAAAATATGGCAACTGCAACATGCTCTTCATACCTTGCAATGCCAATCTTCCCACCTACATTAAGTCCAATTGCTTTTTGCATGATTTGAGATATTGCTTCTCTTGTGGCTCCTGCAACAGCGCCTTCCTCTTGATGTACCTCATTTATAACACCTTCTCTTTTTGCAGCAACAACTGATCTTTCAACAATTTTCATAACGGAGGTTATAAACTCTCCACCAAAATCTACTGCTGCACATCTAATACCTATTTTTGAAAAGTCCTCTTGAATCTTCTTTTCTTCTTGTCTATTCTGACTTAAAGCCATTAAAATAGCTACTCTTGAAACATCCTTGCTACCAAATTCTCTTCTTTCCACCACTTTATATACCCCACTTTTTATTTTAAATTATTGGACGAACTTGTTCTGATGTTAAATGAGACATATCATTAAGAAGACTTAGCATCCTCCTTTCCCCTTTTATATCAACAATGCTCAAACTAGCATTACCAATCCAACATTTTTTATAAAAATCAAGAGGGAGGGTTAAAAGATATATGATTGAAAGTTTTACTATCCCACCGTGAGTAACAATTGCAATGTTATTATAATCTTTCTGCAAAAGCTCATCATAGAAACTTTTAACTCTTTTCATAACGACATTGAGGTTGCCTTCACCAGGAAAAATGGCTTTATCGGGATTGTCTTTCCACATCAAGTATGTGTGATAGTATTTTTTTTCGAGTTCATTAAAGCTCAATCCCTCCCATTCGCCAAAATTTATTTCATTGAGTTTTTCAGAGGTTTCAAACATAGCATAAGGATGATAAGATTTTATATAACTTGCTGTAGTATAGGCTCTTTTTAATGTACTTGAAAATATTATATCAATCTTCTCATTTTTAAGCCTCTCAGCAATCTTTTTTGCCTGTTCAATTCCAATTGAATTGAGATCTGTGTCAATTGAACCTTGAACAAGGTTAAACCTATTCCAGTCTGTCTCGCCATGTCTTACTAAATAAATTCTTCTCAAGCTGCATCACCTGTTTTCCTTTTCATAAACCTGAAACTCATCCCATATTTCTTCAAGTTTTTCAAGTGTTTTTGCAACCTCTTCTTTTTTCCTAAGACCTGTTGCAACAATTAATGCATTGATTACACTCAAAGGGGCCACCAACGAATCAGCAAATGATACCATATCACTTCTGCAAATAAGTACATAGTCACTGTACTTGCACAGAGGTGATATTTTGCTATCTGTAAGCGAAACAATCTTAGCACCCTGTTTTTTTGCATACTGCAAAACCTTTAAAGTACGTTTTGAATACCTCGGAAAACTAATACCAACTATTAAATCATCACTTGTAATTCTAAATACCTGTTCGAAAATATCACTGATGCCACTTGTTGTAATAACCTTAACGTTATCCAAAATCATGTTCAAATAAAAACCCAAAAAATCAGCAAGTGCTGCTGAACTTCTAATTCCAATGATGTATATCCTTTTTGCATTTACTATCTCATCCACAACCTGGTTGAAAATGTTTTCGTCTATCTGCTCTAAGGTCTGTTTTATCTTGTCCATGTCTGAGAGGAGAACACTTTTTAAAACCTCTTTTTCGTTTATTCTACTTGCAGAAAGTTCTACCCTTTGCACCGACGTAAGCTTGCTTTTCATAAGCTCTTGCAAAGCCCGTTGGAATTCAGGGTAACCTTCAAAACCAAGCCTTTCAGCAAATCTTACAACTGTTGACTCACTCACGCCCACGAATTGCCAAGTGCAAGTGCTGTCATATATGCTGCTTTTTCCCCATGTTCTAAAATGAACTGGGCAATTTTCTTCTGCCCTTTACTAAATTCTGGCATAAGTTCAATTATCCTGGCTTCTAAATCGTGGGTCATCTTGCATTTCTCCTTATGTTTGGTATATGCTTATAACAATCTTATTGTGACTTCTTGAAAGCCCCACAATAATATTTTTGTCTTTTAAGCTTTTGTTAAGAAAGTCTATTATCTTATAGATTGGAACATTCTCTTCAAATTCCATTGAAGAGATAAGTTCAAGTCTTTCATTTTCCATTTTTAAATCCCACATCCTATTCTTTTTTTGTTATTCTTCTTATTAATTATATCACAATGCTTATGCTCTTATAAGAGCATTTTATAAAGAAAAAAGGAAGAACACTATTTTTGTTCTTCCTTTTACACAGGATAGACCTTGTTACCTTGAACAAGATCAACGTCAATCTTGTACTTTTTTGCATACCTGAACTTGAAGAAATTCTCTGCAAGTTGAGGGAATAAACAGTAAGTTATCACATCAGTATCATTTTCAATATATTCCTTAATCTTTTCTTTTGCATTTTCAAGCTCTGGAGGAATTAAATCTGCTGGTCGACATGTTATCTCGTTTTCATCTTTCAATATTTTTCGTTTTACATCCTCATTCACAGGAGCTGGAGGTTTTCCGTACTCACCTTTAAAATATGCTTTTGTTTCTTTTGTGACAAGCTTGTATCTCTCACCTGCTAAAACGTTCAAAACAGCTTGTGTTCCAACAATTTGACTTGTGGGTGTTACAAGTGGCGGATATCCAAAATCTTTTCGAACCTCGGGTACTTCTTTTAAAACTTCATCTAATTTATCTTCCTGTCCTTGTTCCTTTAATTGAGAAATAAGATTTGATAGCATACCACCAGGTATTTGATAATGAAGAGCATTTATATCAACACTTAATACTTTCGGGTCAAGCAGTCCTTTTTTGATATACTCTTCTCTGAGTACTTTAAAATATTCACTTGCCCTGTTTATCATTTCTAAATCGAGTTTCGGAGCGTATTCTGTGTTTTCAAGTGCATACACAATTGTTTCAGTTGGCGGCTGGGAAGTGCCCAGTGCAAGCGGAGATAGAGCCGTGTCAATACCATCCACACCTGCTTCGATAGCTTTCAAATATGTCATTGACCCAAATCCTGTGGTGTAGTGTGTGTGAAGATGAATAGGAAGTTTTACCTGCTCTTTTAACGCTTTTACAAGTTTATAAGCATCAAATGGAGAGAGAAGCCCAGCCATGTCTTTTATACAAATTGAGTCTGCCCCAAGTTCTTCTATTTGTTTTGCTAAATTCACATAGTTTTCAATAGTATGATAAGGAGAGATAGTGTATGATATGGCAACCTGGGCATGTCCTTTTTCTTTTTTTGTTGCTTTTAGAGCTATTTCAATATTCCGAATGTCGTTGAGCGCATCAAATATTCTTATAACATCAATGCCATAGTATATAGCCTTTTTTACAAACTCTTCAACAACATCATCAGCGTAGTGCCTGTAACCAACAAGATTTTGTCCTCTAAGAAGCATCTGGAGCTTAGTTTTTTTAAAAGCGGCTTTCAGCTTTTTTAATCTTTCCCATGGGTCTTCATTGAAAAACCTCAAACACGCATCAAATGTAGCCCCGCCCCAGCACTCAACCGAATAGTAGCCAACTTGGTCAAGCACAGGAGCAATCTCAATCATCTGTTCAGTTGTCATGCGGGTTGCAATAAGTGACTGATGAGCATCTCTGAGTATTGTTTCTGTTATTTTTACCCCCATTATTTTTAAAACCTCCAGAAAATTTTTCTTACTCTATTTCAAACAACAAATCTCCTTTTGCTACCTTCTGTCCTTCCTTTACATGTATTTTTTTTATTTTTCCATTTACCGGTGCAGTTATTTCATTTTCCATTTTCATGGCTTCAAGAATCAAAACAGGTTCACTTGCATCCACAACATCGCCTTCACTTTTCAGCAGCCTTACAATAGTACCCGGAAGCTGGGCAACAACCGAATTTTTATCAGAAGAAGGTACAGAACTTTGTTTTACTTTATCCTCATATCTTTCCTGTTTTGGTTCAAAATGGCTAATCTTAGGCCTTGGTACAACAGGAGTAGCATTTTCAACTCTTATCTCTTCCACTTCTACAACAAATTCTTGGCTATTTATCTTTACCTTGAACTTTCTCATCACAAGCTTTACCTCCATCTATAAAACATCTGTGACTGATTGAGTATCATTTCTCTTGCACCTTTGACCCACTTGTTTTGCTGTTTAGTTATGTTGGTAATTTTATATTGACCTTCACCTATTACAATGTGCAGACATGCACAAATACAAGCAAGCTCTTCTTTGGTAATAGTTGAAATAGTGCTGACCTGAGCATACATTTTAAAACACTCTCCTTTATTTCAATAAAAATACATTTTACAATGGAATATTACCATGCTTTTTTGGTGGTCTTTGTTCTCTTTTTGTAATAGAAATTTTGAGCGCTTCAATAATTTTATTACGAGTAAACTGAGGTTCAATCACATCGTCAACATACCCTCGAGAAGCTGCAATGTATGGATTTGCAAACTTTTGAGTATACTCTTCTATCCTTCTTTTTCTTTCTTCTTCGGGATTTTTAGCGCTTTGTATCTCTTTTCTAAATATAATATTTGCAGCGCCATCTGGTCCCATAACAGCTATCTCGGCAGTTGGCCATGCAAACACAAAGTCTGCACCAATGTGTTTGCTGCTCATTGCAATGTAAGCCCCACCATATGCTTTTCTCAAAATTACATTTATCTTTGGAACTGTTGCCTCTGAGTATGCATACAAAACCTTAGCTCCATGACGAATTATTCCATTGTGCTCTTGGTTAACACCTGGCAAAAATCCAGGCACGTCTGTAAATGTTATTATGGGAATATTAAAAGCATCACAAAATCTTACAAATCGTGCTATCTTGTCAGACGAATCATAATCAAGTACTCCAGCGTTCACTTTAGGTTGATTTGCAACTATTCCTACACTATAGCCCCCTATTCTGCCAAATCCTACTACAGCATTTTGAGCAAAATAAGGTTGTACTTCTAAAAATTCTTGGTTGTCTACTACTTTGTAAATTATTTCTTTTACATCATAAGCTTTGTTTGGCTCTTGCGGGATTATACCTTCGAGTTCAGGGACAAGTCTCTTTTCTGAATCAGATGATATTATAAAAGGTGGGTCTTCCATATTATTTGAGGGTATAAATGACAATAAATACTTTATCATGTCAAGTAGGTGATACTCATCCTCTGCAATAAAATGAGCAACTCCACTTTTTGAACTGTGAGTGTAAGCACCACCAAGCTCTTCAAATGATATCTCTTCTCCAGTTACCGCTTTTATAACCTGAGGTCCTGTAACAAACATTTGGCTGGTTTTGTCCACCATAAAAATAAAATCCATAATAGCAGGAGAGTATACAGCTCCACCTGCACAAGGTCCCATGATAGCTGCAATTTGTGGAATTACACCTGATGCCATGGTATTTCTATAGAAGATTTCACCATACCCAGCTAATGCATCAACACCTTCTTGAATTCTTGCACCACCAGAATCATTTATACCTATCACCGGGCAACCATATTTTAATGCTAAGTCCATGACTTTACAAATCTTCTTTGCATGCATCTCCCCAAGTGAACCGCCTATTGAAGTAAAATCTTGAGCATAAACAAAAACTTTTCTGCCATTGATTGTTCCATAACCTGTTACAACACCATCACAGGGGACAAATGTATCATTCATATCAAATTCTTGACATCTGTGTTCAACAAACATATCTATTTCATTGAAACTACCAGGATCAAGTAAATATTCTATCCTCTCTCTGCAGGTAAGTTTTTTGCTATCATGCTGTTTCTTTATTTTATCTTCTCCACCAAGCTTTAGTATCCTTTCTCTTTTTTGTTTTAGCTCTTTGAGCTTGTCTGTCATTAAAAATCCTCCTCAAAGGTGATTTATCATGTAGTATTAATATCTGGTATTAATATATTATACTAGTTTCTATTTTATAACATCTAAGCATTTTTAGCAAGAAAAATTTGAAAAATAAAATAAGGGTGTGGACTTTAAGAAGCTACTATTTTAAGAGGCCCACACCCTTTTATTATTTAAAACGCATATATCTTTAAACTTTTTATCCATCAATCATTAATATAAGCTCTCTAACTATCTTTGCAGCAAGTAGTGCTGTTCTATCAGAGATATCATAATATGGAGAAACTTCAACTATATCTACCCCTATTATGTTAAGATCTTTTAATTTAAATAAAGTATCAAAAAGGTCTGAAGGTAAAATTCCACCTGGTTCAGGTGTTCCTGTACCAGGAGCAAAAGCTGGGTCAAAAACATCTATATCTATTGATAAGTATACCTTTTTGCCTTTTAAATTTTTCATTACTTCATCAATCTTATCCCATTTGTCAACAAAATAGAGATTGCTATTCTTTTTCGCAAATTCAATTTCTTCTTTAGACCCAGACCTTATACCGAATTGGTATACATTCTTAAAACCTATTACCTCACCCACTCTTCTCATGACAGTGGCATGTGAAAACTTTTCACCAAGATACTCCTCTCTCATATCAGCATGAGCATCAAAGTGAAGCACATAAAATTCCTCTTTATTTGAGTTTGCTGCCGCCTTTACGATAGGAAAGGTAATTAAATGTTCACCGCCTAGAAAAATAGGTACTTTTTTCTCTTCAAACAGCTTATAAGCAAACTGATATATAGTTTCAATACTTCTTTCAATATTTCCGAAAGGAAGTTCCAAATCACCCATATCACAAAAAGTCTTGTCATACAGGCTTTTATCTTGATAAACAGAATACTCTTCAAGTTCTAATGAGACTTCCCTTATCTTTATAGGAGCAAAACGTGAACCTGGTTTAAAGCTTACTGTAAAATCCATAGGAATTCCTGCTAAAACTATGAGGCTATCTTCGTACTTCTCTGAAGCACATAGGAAAAAGGGTTTGTAGAGATTAAAGCCCATTCATTTTAACTCCTTTTTTACTTTATAATTTCCTGTACAAAAGTTGGGAGTGCAAATAGAGCTTTGTGTAATTCTGGATTATAATACTTTGTATCAATCCTTTTTATCTTTGAAATATCAACCTCAAGCGGATCATACTTCTTTGAACCAAGAGTAAAACTCCAAAGTCCACTCGGATATGTTGGAATAAACCCAAGATAAAGTCTTGTTATAGGGAAAATGGACTTCACTGCGTGAAATACATTCTTTATCAGGTCCTGATCATAAAAAGGTGACTCAGTCTGCGCAACAAAAAGTCCATCTTCTTTTAAGCATTCAAACACTGCCTTATAAAAACTATCTTGGAAAAGTCCTACTGCAGGACCAACAGGGTCTGTTGAATCTACAATTATAACATCAAACATATTTTTGTTCTCTGACACAAATTTTATTCCGTCAGTTATAACAACCTCTGCCCTTTCATCATCAAGTGCACAACTTATCTCAGGAAGGTATTTTTTGCTTGCTTCTATAACTTCTCTATCAATCTCGATTAAATATGCCTTTTCAACCTCGTCATGTTTGAGAATTTCTCTGATAACGCCTCCGTCTCCGCCACCTATAACAGCAACTTTTTTGGGATTTGGATGGGTGAATAAAGGAACATGAGAAATTAACTCATGGTAACAAAACTCATCTGCAATTGTTGTCTGAACAGCACCGTCTAATACAAGCATTCTTCCAAACTGTTTTGTTTCAAGTATTGCTAAGTCTTGGTATTGAGTCTTTGCAGTATAAATAGTTTTTGTTATTTTGCATGTAAATCCCAAGTCAGGAGTCTGCTGCTCAGTAAACCAAAGTTCCATCTCAGCCAATTTCTATTTACCTCCTTGCCGAAAACTTTAAACAACAGTGAATATATTACAATATCCAATAAACAAATTCAAGTTTTTAATTTTTTCGCCCTAACATATCTATAAAATTTAAAAACGTATTTTTTTCAATAATCCTTGAAAATGAAATGTGTTCAGATAAAATATTGAGTCCAAAGACAGCTATAAATACCATCCATATCAAAACTGAATTGTATGTCTCTGAATAACTATTTGTCAAAAACAAAAAGAACAAATACCCTATTACGTTAGAACCTGCATCTCCAAGCATGTATAATTCCCTCAAATCACCTATAAAAAACGGAATGGTCAAAGTTAAAAACAAAATTGCTGTACTATCTAAATGAATAAAAAAGCTTAGTAAAACAACAAATATCCATAACACTTTTATGCATCTGCCAGGTCGAATGTCAAATAAGTTAAAGAGATTAACACAAAGAGAACCAAAAATAGCATCAAAAACTGCCTGTGCTACTTCTTTGTGTAAAATCATACTTGAGATAAAAATCAC is drawn from Caldicellulosiruptor diazotrophicus and contains these coding sequences:
- a CDS encoding histidine phosphatase family protein, producing MRRIYLVRHGETDWNRFNLVQGSIDTDLNSIGIEQAKKIAERLKNEKIDIIFSSTLKRAYTTASYIKSYHPYAMFETSEKLNEINFGEWEGLSFNELEKKYYHTYLMWKDNPDKAIFPGEGNLNVVMKRVKSFYDELLQKDYNNIAIVTHGGIVKLSIIYLLTLPLDFYKKCWIGNASLSIVDIKGERRMLSLLNDMSHLTSEQVRPII
- a CDS encoding YpmA family protein, whose amino-acid sequence is MENERLELISSMEFEENVPIYKIIDFLNKSLKDKNIIVGLSRSHNKIVISIYQT
- a CDS encoding oxaloacetate decarboxylase subunit alpha, encoding MGVKITETILRDAHQSLIATRMTTEQMIEIAPVLDQVGYYSVECWGGATFDACLRFFNEDPWERLKKLKAAFKKTKLQMLLRGQNLVGYRHYADDVVEEFVKKAIYYGIDVIRIFDALNDIRNIEIALKATKKEKGHAQVAISYTISPYHTIENYVNLAKQIEELGADSICIKDMAGLLSPFDAYKLVKALKEQVKLPIHLHTHYTTGFGSMTYLKAIEAGVDGIDTALSPLALGTSQPPTETIVYALENTEYAPKLDLEMINRASEYFKVLREEYIKKGLLDPKVLSVDINALHYQIPGGMLSNLISQLKEQGQEDKLDEVLKEVPEVRKDFGYPPLVTPTSQIVGTQAVLNVLAGERYKLVTKETKAYFKGEYGKPPAPVNEDVKRKILKDENEITCRPADLIPPELENAKEKIKEYIENDTDVITYCLFPQLAENFFKFRYAKKYKIDVDLVQGNKVYPV
- a CDS encoding acetyl-CoA carboxylase biotin carboxyl carrier protein subunit; the encoded protein is MRKFKVKINSQEFVVEVEEIRVENATPVVPRPKISHFEPKQERYEDKVKQSSVPSSDKNSVVAQLPGTIVRLLKSEGDVVDASEPVLILEAMKMENEITAPVNGKIKKIHVKEGQKVAKGDLLFEIE
- a CDS encoding acyl-CoA carboxylase subunit beta codes for the protein MTDKLKELKQKRERILKLGGEDKIKKQHDSKKLTCRERIEYLLDPGSFNEIDMFVEHRCQEFDMNDTFVPCDGVVTGYGTINGRKVFVYAQDFTSIGGSLGEMHAKKICKVMDLALKYGCPVIGINDSGGARIQEGVDALAGYGEIFYRNTMASGVIPQIAAIMGPCAGGAVYSPAIMDFIFMVDKTSQMFVTGPQVIKAVTGEEISFEELGGAYTHSSKSGVAHFIAEDEYHLLDMIKYLLSFIPSNNMEDPPFIISSDSEKRLVPELEGIIPQEPNKAYDVKEIIYKVVDNQEFLEVQPYFAQNAVVGFGRIGGYSVGIVANQPKVNAGVLDYDSSDKIARFVRFCDAFNIPIITFTDVPGFLPGVNQEHNGIIRHGAKVLYAYSEATVPKINVILRKAYGGAYIAMSSKHIGADFVFAWPTAEIAVMGPDGAANIIFRKEIQSAKNPEEERKRRIEEYTQKFANPYIAASRGYVDDVIEPQFTRNKIIEALKISITKREQRPPKKHGNIPL
- the speB gene encoding agmatinase; amino-acid sequence: MGFNLYKPFFLCASEKYEDSLIVLAGIPMDFTVSFKPGSRFAPIKIREVSLELEEYSVYQDKSLYDKTFCDMGDLELPFGNIERSIETIYQFAYKLFEEKKVPIFLGGEHLITFPIVKAAANSNKEEFYVLHFDAHADMREEYLGEKFSHATVMRRVGEVIGFKNVYQFGIRSGSKEEIEFAKKNSNLYFVDKWDKIDEVMKNLKGKKVYLSIDIDVFDPAFAPGTGTPEPGGILPSDLFDTLFKLKDLNIIGVDIVEVSPYYDISDRTALLAAKIVRELILMIDG
- the speE gene encoding polyamine aminopropyltransferase gives rise to the protein MELWFTEQQTPDLGFTCKITKTIYTAKTQYQDLAILETKQFGRMLVLDGAVQTTIADEFCYHELISHVPLFTHPNPKKVAVIGGGDGGVIREILKHDEVEKAYLIEIDREVIEASKKYLPEISCALDDERAEVVITDGIKFVSENKNMFDVIIVDSTDPVGPAVGLFQDSFYKAVFECLKEDGLFVAQTESPFYDQDLIKNVFHAVKSIFPITRLYLGFIPTYPSGLWSFTLGSKKYDPLEVDISKIKRIDTKYYNPELHKALFALPTFVQEIIK